One window of the Solanum stenotomum isolate F172 chromosome 11, ASM1918654v1, whole genome shotgun sequence genome contains the following:
- the LOC125844753 gene encoding uncharacterized protein LOC125844753, which produces MCPLRVHSWMDIEEHKIEHMWAAVTEKFHCDNMNDQRDNVLQHMRKLWNNWRGSLHKNMKSKSLHEVLKDVPIGVDKNDWEWLVKEHFLSDKFKAEIQDLVQSELSLTNIEVVERCFGPQCKSHAVGFGGGITTKELKGGSTSKVALLEELKTTRKEKESLQKRIDILESKYDRLESIVVRQHPSPPPG; this is translated from the exons ATGTGCCCATTACGGGTACACTCATGGATGGATATTGAAGAACATAAAATTGAGCATATGTGGGCAGCTGTTACA GAAAAGTTTCACTGTGATAACATGAATGATCAAAGAGATAATGTTTTGCAACATATGAGAAAGCTTTGGAACAATTGGAGAGGATCGTTGCACAAGAATATGAAATCTAAGTCATTGCACGAGGTTCTAAAAGATGTGCCGATAGGAGTAGACAAgaatgattgggaatggttggTCAAGGAACATTTTTTATCTGATAAGTTTAAG GCTGAAATTCAAGATCTTGTTCAATCTGAACTGTCTCTTACTAATATTGAGGTAGTGGAAAGGTGCTTTGGACCTCAATGCAAAAGTCATGCAGTTGGATTTGGTGGTGGGATAACCACTAAGGAGTTGAAAGGTGGTAGTACTTCTAAGGTTGCGTTGTTGGAAGAACTGAAAACAACTcgaaaagaaaaggaatcaCTACAAAAGCGTATTGATATTCTAGAGAGTAAATATGATCGCCTTGAAAGTATAGTAGTTCGTCAGCATCCATCACCTCCACCAGGTTAG